The Streptomyces laurentii region GCAGCACGGTGAGCGAACGGAGCTGGCGGGGGCGGTCGGCGCCGGCCAGGCGCCAGCGGATGACCTGGGGGTCGTACACGTTCCACCGCTCGGTGGGCAGCACGATCACGCCGACCCGGCGGCGGGACTCGACGAGGTGCATGGACTCCAGGACGCGCACGACCTCCCGCACCACGGTCCGGGACACCTCGAAGCGCTCGGCCAGCTCGTCGGAGCGGAGCACGCTGCCGGGCGGATAGTCCCCCGCGGTGATCGCGAGACCCAGGGAGGTCAGGACGTGCGGATGGAGCCCCTGGGCCGGTGTCGTCATGCCGGCAAGCCTACGCACCCCGCGACGGCACTCGCACCCACCGTAATAAGTACGATGTTTAGGTCACAACCTCTTGAATAAGTCGTACTCAATGGGTTTCATGAGCGCGACGGATCGATGTCGAAGAAGACAGCGAGGCATCCCCCATGCGCACCACCCCCCTGCCCGACGGCCCGGCGGACTTCCCCCGGGTCGTCGTCGTGATGGGCGTCGCCGGAACCGGCAAGACCACGATCGGTCCGCTGGTCGCCGAGGCGCTCGGCGCTCCCTACGCGGAGGGCGACGACTTCCACCCGGCCGCCAACGTGGCCAAGATGTCCGCCGGCATCCCCCTCGACGACGAGGACCGGGCGCCCTGGCTGGACGCCATCGGGCAGTGGGCCCACGGCCGGGCCGGGCTCGGCGGTGTGGTGAGCAGCTCCGCGCTGAAGCGGATCTACCGGGACCGGCTGCGCGCGGCCGCCCCCGGCGTGGTCTTCCTGCATCTGACCGGTGACCGGGAGCTCATCGAGCGGCGTATGCGGGCGCGTCAGGGACACTTCATGCCGACCGCTCTGCTCGACTCCCAGTTCGCCACCCTCCAGCCGCTGCGGGAGGACGAGGCCGGCGTCGCCGTCGACGTGTCCGGCACCCCCGAAGAAATCACCGCCCGGGCCGTCGCCGCACTGCGCCGGCTCCCCCACTGATCCCCGAGGACCCCACCGTGACCAGTCTCAGCGTCGAGATCCTGGCAGCGGACGCCGCCGAACCCATCACCTCGGCAGGCAACGCCCAGCTCGGCATCGCCGTGCTCGCCGGCATCGCCGTCATCGTCCTGCTCATCACCAAGTTCAAGCTGCACGCCTTCCTGGCGCTGACCATCGGTTCGCTCGCGCTCGGCGCGTTCGCGGGCGCGCCGCTCGCGAGCGCCATCGCGTCCTTCAGCGCCGGTCTCGGCAACACCGTGGCCGGCGTGGGCGTGCTGATCGCGCTGGGCGCGATCCTCGGCAAGCTGCTCTCCGACTCCGGCGGCGCGGACCAGATCGTCGACACGATCCTCGCCAAGGCGGGCGGCCGGTCGATGCCGTGGGCGATGGTCCTCATCGCCTCCGTGATCGGTCTGCCGCTGTTCTTCGAGGTCGGCATCGTGCTGCTGATCCCGGTGGTGCTGCTGGTCGCCAAGCGCGGCAACTACTCGCTCATGCGCATCGGCATCCCGGCGCTCGCCGGTCTGTCCGTGATGCACGGGCTCATCCCGCCGCACCCCGGCCCGCTCGTCGCCATCGACGCGGTCGGCGCCAACCTGGGCGTCACGCTCGCCCTCGGCCTGCTCGTCGCGATCCCGACCGTTGTCATCGCCGGTCCGCTGTTCTCCCGGTACGCCGCCCGCTGGGTGGACATACCGGCGCCGGACAAGATGATCCCGGCCCGTCCGTCGGAGGGCCTGGAGAAGCGTCCCGGCTTCGGCGTCACCGTCGCCACCGTGCTGCTGCCGGTCGTCCTGATGCTGGTCAAGGCGCTCGTCGACATCGTCGTCGACGACCCGGCGAACGCCGTGCAGAAGGTCACCGACGTCATCGGCTCGCCGCTGATCGCGCTGCTCGCCGCCGTCATCGTCGCCCTGTTCACGCTGGGCCGCGCAGCCGGTTTCACCAAGGAGCGGCTGTCCTCGACCGTCGACAAGTCGCTGGCCCCGATCGCGGGCGTGCTGCTGATCGTCGGCGCCGGCGGCGGCTTCAAGCAGACCCTGATCGACCTCGGCGTCGGCCAGATGATCCTGGACTTCTCGAAGAGCTGGTCCATTCCGGCCCTGCTGCTCGCCTGGCTGATCGCCGTAGCGATCCGGCTCGCGACCGGCTCGGCCACCGTCGCCACCATCTCGGCGGCCGGCCTGGTGGCCCCGCTGGCCGAGGGCATGTCGACCGGCGAGGTCTCGCTGCTCGTCCTGGCGATCGGCGCCGGTTCGCTCTTCTTCAGCCACGTCAACGACGCGGGTTTCTGGCTGGTGAAGGAGTACTTCGGCATGAACGTCGTCCAGACCGTCAAGACCTGGTCGGTGATGGAGACGATCATCTCGGTGGTCGGCATCGTCTTCGTGCTGCTGCTGTCGCTGGTCATATGACGCGGCGGCCCCTGCCCTGAGACGAGGCCCCGGAGCGCGGATTCCCCCGCGCTCCGGGGCCTCACCGCTTTTCCCGTCGCCGCTCAGCCCACCGCCTTCGCGGCCGCGCGGCCCGCCGTACGTCCCGAGAAGAGGCAGCCGCCGAGGAAGGTGCCTTCGAGGGAGCGGTAGCCGTGGACGCCTCCGCCGCCGAAGCCGGCCGCCTCACCCGCCGCGTAGACCCCGGGCAGCGGCTCGCCCTCAAGGGTGAGGACCCGGGAGGAGAGGTCGGTCCGGAGGCCGCCGAGGGACTTGCGGGTGAGGATGTTCAGCCGTACGGCGATCAGCGGGCCGGCCTCGGGGTCGAGGAGCCGGTGCGGGGCGGCCGTACGGATCAGCCGGTCGCCCAGATAGCGGCGGGCCCCGCGGATCGCCGTGATCTGGAGGTCCTTGGTGAAGGGGTTGGCGATCTCGCGGTCGCGGGCGGTGATCTCGCGGCGCAGCGCGGCCTCGTCGATCAGGTCCTTCCCGGTGATCCGGTTCATGCCGCGGACCAGGGCGGCCAGATCGTTCTCGACGACGAAGTCCGCGCCCTTGTCCATGAACGCCCGGACCGGGCCGGGGACGTCGGCGCGGGCGCGGTCGAGGACGCCGCGCACGGACTTTCCGGTGAGGTCGGGGTTCTGCTCGGAGCCGGAGAGCGCGAACTCCTTGCCGATGATCCTTTGGTCCAGCACGAACCAGGTGTGGTCGTGGCCGGTGCGCATGATGTGTTCGAGGGTGCCGAGGGTGTCGAAGCCGGGGAAGAGCGGGACGGGCAGCCGCCGGCCGGTCGCGTCCAGCCACAGCGACGAGGGGCCGGGCAGGATGCGGATGCCGTGCCGGACCCAGATCGGGTTCCAGTTCTCGATGCCCTCGGTGTAGTGCCACATCCGGTCGCGGTTGACGTGGTGGGCTCCGGCGGCCTCGGCGACGCCGAGCATCAGACCGTCGACGTGGGCGGGGACGCCGGAGAGCAGCCGGGCGGGCGGGGTGCCGAGGCGCTCGGGCCACTGGGCGCGGACCAGGTCGTGGTTGCCGCCGA contains the following coding sequences:
- a CDS encoding fumarate reductase/succinate dehydrogenase flavoprotein domain-containing protein (FAD binding domain; pfam00890;~PFAM: Fumarate reductase/succinate dehydrogenase flavoprotein, N-terminal; KEGG: scb:SCAB_72911 FAD-binding protein;~fumarate reductase/succinate dehydrogenase flavoprotein domain-containing protein [Streptomyces violaceusniger Tu4113];~identified by MetaGeneAnnotator; putative;~putative FAD-binding dehydrogenase; Reviewed), with amino-acid sequence MSHAPYDADVIVIGAGLAGLAATAELADAGRSVLLLDQEPEQSIGGQAHWSFGGLFLVDSPEQRRMRIRDSHALALQDWFGTAGFDRPEDAWARRWAEAYVHFAAGEKRAWLHGLGVRFFPVVGWAERGGYEATGHGNSVPRFHITWGTGPGLVAPFERRVREGAARGLVRFRFRHRVTGLARTAGAVDTVTGDVLARSGVPRGTASDRRVTGSFSLRAQAVIVTSGGIGGNHDLVRAQWPERLGTPPARLLSGVPAHVDGLMLGVAEAAGAHHVNRDRMWHYTEGIENWNPIWVRHGIRILPGPSSLWLDATGRRLPVPLFPGFDTLGTLEHIMRTGHDHTWFVLDQRIIGKEFALSGSEQNPDLTGKSVRGVLDRARADVPGPVRAFMDKGADFVVENDLAALVRGMNRITGKDLIDEAALRREITARDREIANPFTKDLQITAIRGARRYLGDRLIRTAAPHRLLDPEAGPLIAVRLNILTRKSLGGLRTDLSSRVLTLEGEPLPGVYAAGEAAGFGGGGVHGYRSLEGTFLGGCLFSGRTAGRAAAKAVG
- a CDS encoding gluconate:H+ symporter, gntP family (GntP family permease; pfam02447;~Na+-H+ antiporter family; cl15264;~gluconate:H+ symporter, GntP family [Amycolatopsis mediterranei U32];~identified by MetaGeneAnnotator; putative) gives rise to the protein MTSLSVEILAADAAEPITSAGNAQLGIAVLAGIAVIVLLITKFKLHAFLALTIGSLALGAFAGAPLASAIASFSAGLGNTVAGVGVLIALGAILGKLLSDSGGADQIVDTILAKAGGRSMPWAMVLIASVIGLPLFFEVGIVLLIPVVLLVAKRGNYSLMRIGIPALAGLSVMHGLIPPHPGPLVAIDAVGANLGVTLALGLLVAIPTVVIAGPLFSRYAARWVDIPAPDKMIPARPSEGLEKRPGFGVTVATVLLPVVLMLVKALVDIVVDDPANAVQKVTDVIGSPLIALLAAVIVALFTLGRAAGFTKERLSSTVDKSLAPIAGVLLIVGAGGGFKQTLIDLGVGQMILDFSKSWSIPALLLAWLIAVAIRLATGSATVATISAAGLVAPLAEGMSTGEVSLLVLAIGAGSLFFSHVNDAGFWLVKEYFGMNVVQTVKTWSVMETIISVVGIVFVLLLSLVI
- a CDS encoding gluconokinase (ATP-binding site [chemical binding];~Gluconate kinase (GntK) catalyzes the phosphoryl transfer from ATP to gluconate. The resulting product gluconate-6-phoshate is an important precursor of gluconate metabolism. GntK acts as a dimmer composed of two identical subunits; cd02021;~Gluconate kinase [Carbohydrate transport and metabolism]; COG3265;~Gluconate-6-phosphate binding site [chemical binding];~gluconokinase [Amycolatopsis mediterranei U32];~identified by MetaGeneAnnotator; putative) translates to MRTTPLPDGPADFPRVVVVMGVAGTGKTTIGPLVAEALGAPYAEGDDFHPAANVAKMSAGIPLDDEDRAPWLDAIGQWAHGRAGLGGVVSSSALKRIYRDRLRAAAPGVVFLHLTGDRELIERRMRARQGHFMPTALLDSQFATLQPLREDEAGVAVDVSGTPEEITARAVAALRRLPH